Proteins encoded by one window of Chondromyces crocatus:
- a CDS encoding xanthine dehydrogenase family protein molybdopterin-binding subunit: MSAGQGSGLLGRRGRALLAPRVTGQVRYTDDIHLPRMLWGRIVRCPYPHARIAKIDASRALARRGVVAVITGKDMPERFGIIPWTPDEFPLALERARFVGDAVACVAAEDERLAHEAAELVDVTYERLPAATDLQGAIDRPEVGLGKGGKDNVSKEVALSFGDVDGLLAGSDVVIEGDYYYEGSAHAPIETHCAIAQHDKNGLLTVWSTTQVPHYLHRELSRVLRVSPARIRVIQPPVGGAFGGKSEPFSLEFCAAKLAMVTGRPVKILYTREEEFYAHRGRHPMRMHMKVGATREGKLTAVDAQTAIDGGAYSSFGLVTAYYSGQLLTLPAFAEGYRFSSTRYFTNKPPCGPKRGHGSVQPRFAFEVSLDKIAERLGMDPIALRRQNLVGPASTTLNGMRVTSNGIEACLDAVERSSGWKERRGKLGPGRGLGVAVSAYICGTNYAIYPNDMPQSAVQLKVDRSGVVTVFSGQSEIGQGCDTMLAVLVADELGLDLGAVRVISGDTDLAPVDLGAYSSRGTFMNGNAALHAARQVRDKLREAVAAKLEVSPKEILVTRGALVVANDPGRGVTVTEAIQLAEGRFGTLGAVGYYNTPKLGGDYRGGTIGASPAYSFTAHVAEVAVDVETGRVDVKTIWVAHDCGKALCPTLVEGQMEGSAYMGAAEALLEEHVIGADGLHQGPSLLDYRIPTSLDVPDLVSLIVESHDPEGPHGAKEAGEGPLHPSIPAIANAIYDAVGVRIDRLPFTPSRVLAALQEKARREVEDGARGGAGGAGSAGGVGSKSGAGAVVAAE; this comes from the coding sequence ATGAGCGCGGGGCAAGGCTCGGGCCTGCTGGGACGGCGCGGGCGGGCGCTGCTCGCGCCGCGGGTGACGGGGCAGGTGCGGTACACGGACGACATCCACCTGCCGCGGATGCTCTGGGGGCGCATCGTGCGCTGCCCGTACCCGCACGCGCGCATCGCGAAGATCGACGCGTCGCGGGCGCTGGCGCGGCGGGGGGTGGTGGCGGTGATCACCGGGAAGGACATGCCGGAGCGGTTCGGGATCATTCCCTGGACGCCGGACGAGTTCCCGCTGGCGCTGGAGCGGGCGCGCTTCGTGGGCGATGCGGTGGCGTGTGTGGCGGCAGAGGACGAGCGGCTCGCGCACGAGGCGGCGGAGCTGGTGGACGTGACGTACGAGCGGCTGCCGGCGGCGACCGATCTGCAAGGGGCGATCGATCGGCCGGAGGTGGGGCTGGGCAAGGGCGGCAAGGACAATGTGTCCAAGGAAGTCGCCCTGTCGTTCGGGGACGTGGACGGGCTGCTCGCGGGCTCGGACGTGGTGATCGAGGGGGACTACTACTACGAGGGATCGGCGCACGCGCCGATCGAGACGCACTGTGCGATCGCGCAGCACGACAAGAATGGGCTGCTCACGGTGTGGTCGACGACGCAGGTGCCGCATTACCTGCACCGGGAGCTGTCGCGGGTCCTGCGGGTGTCGCCGGCGCGGATCCGGGTGATCCAGCCGCCGGTGGGCGGGGCGTTCGGGGGCAAGAGCGAGCCATTTTCGCTGGAGTTCTGTGCGGCGAAGCTGGCGATGGTGACTGGGCGGCCGGTGAAGATCCTCTACACGCGGGAAGAGGAGTTCTATGCACACCGCGGCCGCCACCCGATGCGGATGCACATGAAGGTGGGGGCGACGCGCGAGGGCAAGCTCACCGCGGTGGACGCGCAGACGGCGATCGACGGGGGCGCGTACTCGTCGTTCGGGCTGGTGACGGCGTACTACTCGGGGCAGCTCTTGACGCTGCCGGCGTTCGCCGAGGGCTACCGGTTCTCGTCGACGCGCTACTTCACGAACAAGCCGCCTTGCGGGCCGAAGCGGGGGCACGGCAGCGTGCAGCCGCGGTTCGCGTTCGAGGTGTCGCTCGACAAGATCGCCGAGCGGCTCGGGATGGATCCCATCGCGCTGCGCCGCCAGAACCTGGTGGGGCCGGCGTCGACGACGCTGAACGGGATGCGCGTGACGTCGAACGGGATCGAGGCCTGCCTCGATGCGGTGGAGCGGTCGAGCGGCTGGAAAGAGCGGCGCGGGAAGCTCGGCCCGGGGCGCGGGCTCGGGGTGGCGGTGAGCGCGTACATCTGCGGGACGAACTACGCGATCTACCCGAACGACATGCCGCAGAGCGCGGTGCAGCTCAAGGTGGACCGGTCGGGCGTGGTGACGGTGTTCTCGGGGCAGAGCGAGATCGGGCAGGGCTGCGACACGATGCTCGCGGTGCTGGTGGCCGACGAGCTGGGGCTCGATCTGGGCGCGGTGCGGGTGATCTCGGGGGACACGGACCTCGCGCCGGTGGATCTCGGGGCGTACTCGTCGCGCGGGACGTTCATGAACGGCAACGCGGCGCTGCACGCGGCGCGGCAGGTGCGCGACAAGCTGCGCGAGGCGGTGGCGGCGAAGCTCGAGGTGTCACCGAAGGAGATCCTGGTGACGCGCGGTGCGCTGGTCGTGGCGAACGATCCCGGGCGCGGGGTGACGGTGACCGAGGCGATCCAGCTCGCGGAAGGGCGCTTCGGGACGCTGGGGGCGGTGGGCTACTACAACACGCCGAAGCTCGGTGGCGACTACCGGGGCGGGACGATCGGGGCGTCGCCGGCGTACTCGTTCACGGCGCACGTGGCCGAGGTGGCGGTCGACGTGGAGACGGGGCGGGTGGACGTGAAGACGATCTGGGTCGCGCACGACTGCGGCAAGGCGCTGTGTCCGACGCTGGTGGAGGGGCAGATGGAGGGGTCGGCGTACATGGGGGCGGCCGAGGCGCTGCTGGAGGAGCACGTGATCGGCGCGGACGGGCTGCACCAGGGCCCGAGCTTGCTCGACTACCGGATCCCGACGTCGCTCGACGTGCCGGATCTGGTGTCGTTGATCGTGGAGTCGCACGACCCGGAGGGGCCGCACGGGGCGAAGGAAGCCGGGGAGGGGCCGCTGCATCCGTCGATTCCGGCGATCGCGAACGCGATCTACGACGCGGTGGGGGTGCGCATCGACCGGCTGCCCTTCACGCCGTCGCGGGTGCTCGCGGCGCTGCAAGAGAAGGCACGGCGCGAGGTGGAAGACGGCGCCAGGGGCGGCGCGGGCGGCGCGGGCAGCGCGGGCGGCGTCGGGTCCAAAAGCGGCGCGGGCGCCGTGGTCGCGGCGGAGTGA
- a CDS encoding FAD binding domain-containing protein: MLPLPIFKYHRPRTLTEAVNLLAELGDKAQIIAGGTDLLPNMKHGLFAPELLVSVNRLDELRGIRLSRDAEGRERLLVGAGMRLFEVAESLVVQRVAPALAEAAAQVGGPHHRAMGTLGGNICLDTRCRYYNQTYFWRKSLGFCLKKDGTVCHVVRGGRNCVAAASNDSAPALIALEATIEVLGPKGERRVAAADFYTADGIRNTVLVPGEVVVRVSVPLVPGRLSAFEKLRRRGAIDFPLLSVAARVDRGEVGCGAPGSVEAADVVVSALGARPRRVRAAASIPPGSPREQLVEALAEAAFNECRPLSNLDEEVIWRRQMVRILVRKAIARAAGLA; encoded by the coding sequence ATGCTGCCGCTGCCGATCTTCAAGTACCACCGGCCCCGGACGCTGACCGAGGCCGTGAACCTGCTCGCGGAGCTGGGGGACAAGGCGCAGATCATCGCCGGGGGGACCGATCTGCTCCCGAACATGAAGCACGGGCTGTTCGCGCCGGAGCTGCTGGTGTCGGTGAACCGGCTCGACGAGCTGCGGGGCATCCGGCTCTCGCGTGACGCCGAAGGGCGAGAACGGCTTCTGGTGGGTGCGGGGATGCGCCTGTTCGAGGTGGCCGAGAGCCTGGTCGTGCAGCGGGTGGCGCCAGCGCTCGCGGAGGCGGCCGCCCAGGTCGGCGGGCCTCACCACCGGGCGATGGGGACGCTGGGCGGCAACATCTGCCTGGATACGCGGTGTCGCTACTACAACCAGACCTACTTCTGGCGGAAGTCACTGGGCTTCTGTCTGAAGAAGGACGGGACCGTGTGCCACGTGGTGCGTGGTGGCCGGAACTGCGTGGCGGCCGCGTCCAACGACTCGGCCCCGGCGCTCATCGCCCTGGAAGCGACGATCGAGGTGCTCGGGCCCAAGGGGGAGCGGCGGGTCGCGGCGGCCGACTTCTACACTGCCGACGGCATCCGCAACACCGTGCTCGTCCCGGGCGAGGTGGTGGTCCGGGTGAGCGTGCCCCTCGTCCCGGGGCGTCTGAGCGCGTTCGAGAAGCTACGGCGGCGTGGAGCGATCGACTTCCCGCTGCTGTCGGTGGCGGCTCGCGTCGATCGCGGTGAGGTGGGCTGTGGCGCGCCCGGGTCGGTGGAGGCCGCCGATGTGGTGGTTTCCGCGCTGGGAGCGCGCCCGAGACGGGTCCGTGCGGCCGCCTCGATTCCGCCTGGATCACCGCGGGAACAGCTCGTCGAGGCACTTGCTGAGGCCGCCTTCAACGAATGCAGGCCGCTGAGCAACCTCGACGAGGAGGTGATCTGGCGCAGGCAGATGGTCCGGATCCTGGTTCGCAAAGCAATTGCACGCGCGGCTGGCCTCGCATGA